A DNA window from Roseovarius sp. Pro17 contains the following coding sequences:
- a CDS encoding glutamine synthetase family protein, translating to MATDQQNDFDKKVYYETFDEAVERNRPRIAEVRKQLEDAGVKYVMSTWIDLHGIPKTKPVPMSDFEELCIGKGPQFAVHSISFVPELSPADSDQVMVPDLDAVYVCPWDNSMAVIFADLYWEDAPYNVCPRQALKRAMHEAQENGYVGYAGVEPEFIVMKYDEDGLPVKAFDDDPAHGLRPRRQAFGYDVEYTIDSMPYLKDLIDILEDMGWNLHDVVAEGAYSQFELDFHYTNLLEMSDRLTFLRIVLKEVAKEHGMFVTFMPKPTVGDWRSGAHINLSLQHRDQPGENVFKDDKGWSEASRHAVGGLMAHAEAITALTCPTVNSYNGLVPRVGGFEGGTVTWAPTNITYGFNNRSAQFRLPQSRYCIENRAADMTMNVYLAMAMTLTCALDGIKNQIDPGKPTDFDLYSMSEDQLKEAGIRRLPRTLFNAIEALREDDLAKHVMGPVMQNSYIEYKNDEWERYHQAVTDWEVKEYLRLF from the coding sequence ATGGCCACGGATCAACAGAACGATTTCGACAAGAAGGTGTATTATGAGACCTTTGACGAAGCGGTCGAGCGCAATCGCCCACGCATCGCAGAGGTGCGAAAGCAGCTAGAGGATGCAGGCGTCAAATACGTCATGTCCACATGGATCGACCTGCACGGCATCCCCAAGACCAAGCCGGTGCCGATGAGCGATTTCGAGGAACTCTGCATTGGCAAGGGACCGCAATTCGCCGTCCACTCGATTTCCTTCGTGCCCGAGCTATCCCCGGCCGACAGCGACCAGGTGATGGTGCCCGATCTGGACGCCGTCTACGTCTGCCCATGGGATAACTCCATGGCCGTTATCTTTGCCGACCTTTATTGGGAGGATGCACCCTATAACGTCTGCCCGCGTCAGGCCCTGAAACGCGCCATGCACGAGGCGCAGGAAAATGGCTATGTCGGTTATGCCGGGGTCGAGCCTGAGTTCATCGTGATGAAGTACGATGAGGACGGTCTGCCGGTGAAGGCATTTGACGACGACCCGGCCCATGGGCTGCGCCCCCGCCGACAGGCTTTTGGCTATGATGTCGAATATACGATCGACTCGATGCCTTATCTCAAGGATCTGATCGACATCCTCGAGGACATGGGCTGGAACCTGCATGACGTGGTGGCCGAGGGCGCCTATTCGCAGTTCGAGCTGGATTTTCACTATACCAACCTGCTGGAGATGTCCGACAGGCTGACGTTCCTGCGCATCGTGTTGAAAGAGGTGGCAAAGGAACACGGCATGTTCGTCACCTTCATGCCCAAACCGACGGTGGGTGACTGGCGCTCGGGCGCGCATATCAATCTGTCGCTCCAGCATCGCGACCAACCGGGCGAGAACGTATTCAAGGACGACAAAGGCTGGAGCGAGGCCTCGCGTCACGCTGTCGGTGGCCTGATGGCCCATGCCGAGGCGATTACCGCGCTGACATGTCCGACCGTCAACTCCTATAATGGCCTTGTCCCGCGCGTCGGTGGTTTTGAGGGCGGCACAGTCACTTGGGCGCCGACCAATATCACCTATGGCTTCAATAATCGGTCGGCCCAGTTCCGCCTGCCACAAAGCCGCTATTGCATCGAAAATCGCGCGGCGGACATGACGATGAATGTCTATCTGGCGATGGCCATGACGCTGACCTGTGCATTGGATGGCATCAAGAACCAGATCGATCCCGGAAAGCCGACCGACTTCGACCTCTATTCAATGTCCGAGGATCAGCTGAAAGAGGCCGGTATTCGCCGTCTGCCCCGCACGCTGTTCAACGCGATCGAGGCGCTGCGCGAGGACGATCTGGCCAAGCACGTGATGGGACCGGTGATGCAAAACTCGTACATTGAGTATAAGAATGACGAGTGGGAACGCTATCATCAGGCCGTCACCGACTGGGAAGTAAAGGAATACCTGCGTCTGTTCTGA
- a CDS encoding ABC transporter permease: protein MTHTATPANAPPEGAHAPRFRLFEFRKDIPAGLALFLGLLVWVIFFGIWEIAVRAQWMNEILLPGPGRVVAALYTLFAENGFLADVVISIRRVLLSFAMACVIAVPLGILMGTFRAVEAFFGPFVSAWRYLPAPSFIPLLLMWFGAGEGQKLALLFIGAIWFLITLIADLTRNVPHELIRTSVTLGGSRRQVLRSVILPATLPGIVVAMRQILAVSWTYLVIAEITAADAGIGAMMMRAKRFLHVDQIMAGILVIGILGLFFDYLLRLLHRRAFHYLEEYP, encoded by the coding sequence ATGACTCATACAGCAACCCCAGCCAATGCACCGCCCGAGGGCGCACACGCCCCCCGGTTCCGGCTGTTTGAGTTCCGAAAGGACATTCCGGCAGGCCTCGCCTTGTTTCTGGGGCTGCTGGTCTGGGTCATATTCTTCGGCATCTGGGAAATTGCCGTTCGCGCTCAGTGGATGAATGAAATCCTGCTGCCGGGGCCGGGCAGGGTGGTCGCGGCGCTCTATACTCTGTTCGCCGAAAACGGGTTTCTCGCCGACGTCGTGATCAGCATCCGGCGGGTGCTGCTCAGCTTTGCTATGGCCTGCGTTATTGCAGTGCCACTGGGCATATTGATGGGAACGTTTCGCGCGGTCGAGGCGTTCTTTGGCCCGTTCGTTTCGGCGTGGCGCTATCTGCCTGCGCCGTCGTTTATCCCGCTGCTGCTGATGTGGTTTGGTGCGGGTGAGGGGCAAAAGCTGGCCCTGCTGTTCATCGGCGCGATTTGGTTCCTGATTACCCTGATCGCTGATCTTACGCGCAACGTCCCGCATGAATTGATCCGCACGTCGGTGACGTTGGGCGGTAGTCGGCGGCAGGTTTTGCGCAGCGTTATTCTGCCTGCCACCCTGCCGGGCATCGTCGTCGCCATGCGTCAGATATTGGCTGTCAGTTGGACCTACCTCGTCATCGCCGAAATCACCGCGGCGGATGCGGGTATCGGTGCGATGATGATGCGCGCCAAACGTTTCCTGCACGTCGATCAGATCATGGCAGGAATCCTCGTGATCGGTATTCTGGGCCTGTTTTTCGACTATTTGCTAAGGTTGCTGCACCGCCGCGCGTTTCATTATCTGGAGGAATACCCCTGA
- a CDS encoding ABC transporter substrate-binding protein, protein MPIGSTYLSGRKMLAMSTALFAALALPATAAEKVRISGLTWPGFGFWHIAEVKGLAPDLELDYQPIEDPYESFNLIAADQMDVVSSTAEFTPVGVERGLPIKLVAFGNLSYGTDKIVAAPGIETAADLAGKEVAVLEGGLAQIFMAMWLEQNGQPFDSVTYRNIIADDAFAAMIGGSVAASEFWEPYGSNTVKVLKGATVVAQSREPIWLKQGVVADGHYMSEKFITERRDVALLTMRALYDAIAWWKENPAEGNQLISDGMRMSLEDVEMVLGKDGTWLDGGLYVYDFMEAAQFCGSAPGDPPFDQVNGQITEHWDLVSEWWVKFGLIEEMRPAETGIECGLHKELYDSGYRG, encoded by the coding sequence ATGCCAATTGGATCCACTTACCTGTCGGGTCGCAAGATGCTGGCGATGTCGACCGCACTCTTTGCCGCACTCGCTCTGCCAGCCACCGCCGCCGAGAAAGTGCGCATATCCGGGCTGACATGGCCCGGTTTCGGCTTTTGGCATATCGCCGAGGTCAAGGGCCTCGCCCCTGATCTGGAGCTTGATTATCAGCCGATTGAGGACCCCTACGAGAGCTTTAATTTGATCGCTGCCGACCAGATGGATGTCGTGTCCTCCACAGCCGAATTCACGCCCGTCGGCGTCGAGCGCGGCCTGCCGATCAAGCTGGTCGCCTTCGGCAACCTGTCCTACGGCACGGACAAGATCGTCGCCGCCCCCGGTATCGAAACTGCCGCAGACCTTGCCGGCAAGGAGGTCGCCGTGCTTGAAGGCGGGCTTGCGCAGATTTTCATGGCGATGTGGCTGGAACAGAACGGACAGCCGTTCGACTCGGTCACGTATCGCAACATCATTGCCGATGATGCGTTCGCGGCGATGATCGGCGGTAGCGTGGCGGCGTCGGAATTTTGGGAACCCTACGGCAGCAACACCGTCAAAGTGCTGAAAGGCGCGACCGTCGTCGCGCAATCGCGCGAGCCCATTTGGCTCAAGCAGGGTGTCGTCGCCGATGGCCACTATATGAGCGAGAAATTCATCACAGAGCGCCGCGATGTAGCCCTGCTGACGATGCGCGCGCTATACGACGCGATTGCGTGGTGGAAGGAAAACCCGGCCGAGGGCAACCAACTGATCTCCGACGGGATGCGCATGAGTCTGGAAGATGTCGAGATGGTCCTGGGCAAGGACGGCACATGGCTGGATGGCGGGCTATATGTCTATGATTTCATGGAAGCGGCGCAGTTCTGTGGGTCCGCCCCCGGCGATCCGCCATTCGATCAGGTCAACGGGCAGATCACGGAGCACTGGGATCTGGTCAGCGAATGGTGGGTCAAGTTCGGCCTGATCGAAGAGATGCGTCCAGCCGAGACTGGCATCGAATGCGGCCTGCACAAAGAGCTATACGATTCAGGCTATCGCGGCTGA
- a CDS encoding ABC transporter ATP-binding protein — translation MQGKPPTPILTVENVSKTFRTRTGTIEALRDVSFNVLRNEICVLLGPSGCGKSTLLNIVAGLDTPSSGHMSLDGTPISGPGRDRGCVFQSYTSFPWLTVLENVEYGMKLNGVARKERREQALHYIDLVHLEKFRDAYPKGLSGGMKQRVAIARTLANTPEILLMDEPFGALDAETRWHMQEMLLEIVQKTQTTVLLVTHDIQEAILLADRITFLSSHPGRLKAVLDLDFKRGGEVHSKEELICIDGYLDCERQIVSLMRSESAQAE, via the coding sequence ATGCAGGGAAAGCCGCCCACACCCATCCTGACGGTCGAGAATGTCAGCAAGACATTTCGCACCCGAACCGGCACGATTGAGGCCTTGCGGGACGTGTCGTTCAACGTGTTGCGAAACGAGATCTGCGTTCTACTGGGGCCGTCGGGATGTGGCAAATCGACGTTGCTGAACATCGTGGCGGGCCTTGATACGCCCAGCAGCGGCCACATGAGCCTTGACGGGACGCCGATCAGCGGCCCCGGACGCGATCGCGGCTGCGTGTTCCAGAGCTATACGTCATTTCCATGGCTGACGGTTCTGGAAAACGTCGAATACGGCATGAAGTTGAATGGCGTGGCGCGCAAGGAGAGGCGCGAACAGGCGCTGCATTACATCGATCTGGTCCATCTGGAAAAGTTCCGTGACGCTTATCCCAAAGGCCTGTCGGGCGGCATGAAACAACGGGTCGCGATTGCGCGCACGCTGGCCAACACGCCCGAGATTCTGCTGATGGATGAACCCTTCGGCGCGCTCGATGCCGAAACTCGCTGGCACATGCAGGAGATGCTGCTGGAGATTGTGCAAAAGACGCAGACGACCGTTCTGCTGGTCACTCACGACATCCAAGAGGCGATTTTGCTGGCGGATAGGATCACGTTTCTGTCGTCGCACCCCGGTCGCCTCAAGGCGGTTCTCGATCTGGACTTCAAGAGGGGTGGCGAGGTGCACAGCAAAGAGGAGCTGATCTGTATCGATGGTTATTTGGACTGCGAACGTCAGATCGTATCGCTTATGCGCTCAGAGAGCGCGCAGGCCGAATGA
- a CDS encoding alpha/beta fold hydrolase, whose amino-acid sequence MTDDASILDLGDVPLLSGEILRNAKLCYKTYGKLAPNGDNVVVLPTFYTGTHHRSEGFFGPGRAIDPARHFIVCPNVFGNGLSSSPSNSAAPQNGAGFPKITLWDNIACQHRLLRDHLGVERIALVAGWSMAGIQSYQWAAQYPDMVGAILPFCASARTSPHNFVFLEGVRAALCADQNWNGGDYTTPPVAGLKAFARVYAGWAFSQTFYRDGLYRQLGHADPEALLKDWEADHVRDWDANNLLAKLATWQAGDISAGPLYGGDFQAALSAITARAILMPCTQDLYFPPEDNAIEAAMMQRADLRPYDSPWGHCAASPGNDPGFTASLDASLRELLEEG is encoded by the coding sequence ATGACCGATGACGCAAGTATCCTTGATCTTGGGGATGTGCCGCTGCTCTCCGGCGAAATATTGCGCAACGCCAAGCTATGCTACAAGACCTATGGGAAGCTTGCGCCGAACGGTGACAATGTCGTCGTCCTGCCGACCTTTTACACCGGCACGCACCATCGCAGCGAGGGCTTCTTTGGGCCCGGTCGCGCGATTGACCCCGCGCGCCATTTCATTGTCTGCCCAAACGTGTTCGGCAACGGGCTGTCGTCGTCACCCAGCAACAGCGCCGCCCCTCAGAATGGCGCCGGGTTTCCTAAGATAACGCTCTGGGACAATATCGCCTGCCAGCATCGCCTGCTGCGCGATCATCTGGGGGTCGAGCGGATTGCCCTCGTGGCGGGCTGGTCGATGGCTGGAATCCAGTCATACCAATGGGCCGCGCAGTACCCCGACATGGTGGGTGCAATCCTGCCCTTTTGTGCGTCGGCCCGCACATCGCCGCATAATTTCGTATTCCTCGAAGGCGTCCGCGCCGCGCTTTGCGCCGATCAGAACTGGAATGGCGGAGATTACACCACCCCGCCGGTTGCAGGGCTAAAGGCGTTCGCCCGCGTCTATGCCGGCTGGGCGTTTTCGCAGACTTTCTACCGCGATGGCCTATATCGCCAATTGGGCCATGCAGACCCCGAGGCGCTATTGAAGGATTGGGAGGCCGATCACGTGCGCGATTGGGACGCCAACAATCTGCTGGCCAAGTTGGCGACGTGGCAGGCAGGGGATATTTCCGCCGGACCGCTCTATGGCGGCGATTTTCAAGCCGCGCTGAGCGCGATTACCGCGCGCGCAATCCTGATGCCTTGCACACAGGATCTCTATTTCCCGCCCGAGGACAACGCGATCGAGGCCGCCATGATGCAGCGCGCCGACCTGCGCCCCTACGATTCCCCTTGGGGTCACTGCGCCGCCAGCCCCGGTAACGATCCGGGTTTCACCGCCAGCCTCGACGCATCGCTGCGTGAATTGCTGGAGGAGGGGTAG
- a CDS encoding DUF305 domain-containing protein produces MEQHKPKGENDSGGMGYGRFAAMIATSTIVMFGLMYLNTYALNHVFFSQTRMWMALYMGAAMAVIMLAFMLGMYSNRTANIAIFAGAIAAFAVSLWLVRSQETVDDLAWMRAMIPHHSIAILTSERADISDPRVQALADAIIEAQRGEIAEMKRYITDIEANGDAAPGTPRDKSE; encoded by the coding sequence ATGGAGCAACACAAGCCAAAAGGCGAGAACGACAGCGGCGGCATGGGCTATGGCCGGTTCGCGGCAATGATTGCGACATCGACAATCGTGATGTTTGGACTGATGTATCTAAACACCTACGCGCTCAATCATGTCTTCTTCTCGCAGACCCGGATGTGGATGGCGCTTTATATGGGTGCGGCGATGGCGGTCATCATGCTCGCTTTCATGTTGGGCATGTATTCCAATCGCACAGCCAACATTGCGATCTTTGCCGGGGCCATTGCGGCGTTCGCCGTCTCGCTGTGGCTTGTGCGCAGTCAGGAGACGGTTGACGACCTCGCATGGATGCGCGCCATGATCCCGCACCATTCCATCGCGATCCTGACCAGCGAACGTGCGGACATCTCCGATCCGCGGGTGCAGGCACTGGCCGATGCGATCATTGAGGCACAACGCGGCGAAATTGCCGAGATGAAGCGCTACATCACCGACATCGAAGCGAATGGCGATGCCGCGCCGGGGACGCCACGCGATAAGTCCGAATAA
- a CDS encoding metal-sensitive transcriptional regulator, whose product MKQDKQKTLDRLARLEGQVRGVARMVDEDRYCVDILAQTAAVRSALKGVERMVLENHAKHCVEEAIGSGDPKDQREKFNELIALLQKTQG is encoded by the coding sequence GTGAAGCAGGACAAACAAAAAACGCTCGACCGGCTTGCACGCCTCGAAGGGCAGGTGCGCGGTGTCGCCCGGATGGTCGACGAGGATCGTTACTGCGTGGACATTCTGGCACAGACGGCTGCCGTCAGGTCTGCCCTCAAGGGGGTCGAGCGGATGGTGCTGGAAAATCACGCGAAACACTGCGTCGAAGAAGCGATCGGAAGCGGCGATCCGAAAGATCAACGAGAGAAATTCAACGAGCTGATCGCCCTGCTTCAAAAAACGCAAGGCTAG